The Sinorhizobium fredii genome contains the following window.
ACATTGCCGTTCTCGGCAAATTTCGAATAGGGCTTGAGCTCGCCGGTGAACTCCACGCAAAGCCGCGCGTCAGGACGCGCGGCTTTGCATGGACACTTCCTGAACCCCCTCGCCCCGGGGAGAGGGCCAGCCCTCGGGATATTCCGCGGTCACCAGCCGGCGATGACCGAGCCCTTGAAGGTCTCGTTGACGAACGCCTTCACCGTGTCGTTGTGGTAGGCGTCGATCAGCGTCTTGACCCAGGGCGCGTCCTTGTCCTTGCCGTTGACGGCGATGATATTGACATAGGGCGCCTTCTCGCCTTCGCGGGCGATCGGGTCCTTGGACGGGTCGAGTCCGGCTTCGAGCGCATAGTTGGTGTTGATGACGGCAGCGTCGACATCATCGAGCGAGCGCGGAAGCTGGGCCGCATCGAGTTCGGCGAAGGTGAAGTTCTTCGGGTTTTCGGCCACATCGGCGGGGCCGACCTTGAGACCGGCGCCTTCCTTAAGCTTGATCAGCCCCTTGTCGGCGAGGATCAGCAGCGCCCGGCCGCCATTGGTCGGGTCGTTCGGGATCGCGACCGTCGCACCCTCGGCAAGCTCTTCGAGGCTGTTCACCTTCTTCGAATAGACCCCCATCGGGAAGTTGACGGTATAGGCGACGCTGACGATGTCGTAGCCGCGGTCGGCGACCTGATTGTCGAGATAGGGCTTGTGCTGGAAGGAGTTGGCGTTGAGCTCGCCATCGGCGAGCGCCTGGTTCGGCACGACGTAATCGGAGAATTCGAGGATCTCGATGTCGAGGCCCTTGCCGGCCGCCACTTCCTTGACCTTTTCCATGATCTGGGCGTGTGGGCCGGGTGTCACGCCGACCTTGATGGTTTCGGCGTTGGCCGCCCCGGCCGCAAAGGCAAGGGCGAGCGATGCTGCGAGGAGGATTTTCTTCATGGGAGGCTCCTTGTTATCTGAAGGAAGTCGCGTGTGGGAGGAAGGGTCAGGTCTTGCGGCTGCGCTTGTCGAAGCGGCGCGCCAGGCGGTCGCCGGCGCTCTGCACGAGCTGCACCAAGACGATCAGCACGATGACGACGATCAGCATCACGTCGGGCATGAAGCGTTGGTAGCCGTAGCGAATGCCGAGATCGCCGAGGCCGCCGCCGCCGACGGCGCCGACCATTGCCGAATAGCCGATGAGGCTCACGATGGTCATGGTGAGCGCCAGCGTCAGCGCCGGCCGGGCCTCGGCGAGCAGCACCTTGAAGACGATCTGCATCGGCGTGGCGCCCATGGCGCGGGCCGCCTCGATCAGTCCCCTGTCGACGTCACGGATCGCCGCCTCGACGAGGCGGGCGAAGAACGGGATGGTCGCGACGGTCAGCGGCACGATCGCCGCCTTGGTGCCGATCGAGGTGCCGGTGACGAGCCGCGTGAACGGGATGATCGCCACGACGAGAATGATGAAGGGCGTCGAACGCGTGGCGTTGACGATAAGACCGACGGCGCGGTTGACATTGGGTGCCGGAAAGAGTTCCCCCTTGCCGCTGGTGGCGAGGAAGATGCCGATCGGCAGGCCGATCAGCGCGCCGACGAAACCGGCGATCGCCACCATGCGAAGCGTGTCGAGCGTGGCCTTGCCGATGAGCATGAGAAGATCAGGCGACATAGCCAAGCACCTCCGTCACCAGACCGTTCTCGGCGAAGAACCGATCCGCCCTCCCCGCGGTTTCCGGATCCGCGCCATAGGCGACGACCAGCGAGCCATAGGGCTTGCCGCCGATCTCATCGATCGTGCCGGCGATGATATTGACCTCTGCGCCGATCGACTGGATGAGCCGGGAGATCAGCGGCCGCTCGGCCGCCGCGCCGAAGAAAGTCAGCCGCACGACGACCCGGTCGCCAGCCGCTGCAGCGGGCCTGATGTCCCTTGCAACGGCTTCCGGCAGCTTCGAGCCCGGCAGTCCGGATAGAAGGGCCCGCGTCGTTTCGTGCTTCGGATGGGTGAAGACGTCGAAGGTGTGGCCGCGCTCGACGATCTCGCCCTTGTCGATCACCGCCAAGTCCGAGGTGACCGCCTTCACCACCTCCATTTCGTGGGTAATCAGCAGCACCGTCAGACCCAGTTCGGCATTGATGCGCTTCAGCAGTTCGAGGATCGATTGCGTCGTTTCCGGATCAAGCGCCGAGGTCGCCTCGTCCGAAAGCAGCAGCTTCGGCTCGGTCGCCAGCGCCCGGGCGATGCCGATGCGCTGCTTCTGGCCGCCGGAAAGCTCGGCCGGGTAGCGGCCGTGCTTGTCGGCGAGACCGACGAGGTCGAGGAGCGGTCGCACGCGCTCATCGATCGCCCGCCTATCCATGCCGGCGATCTCCAGCGGCAGCGCCACATTGCCGAAAACGGTCCGCGACGAAAGCAGGTTGAAGTGCTGGAAGATCATCCCGACCGAGCGTCGAAGGTCGCGCAATGACGCCTCGTCGAGTGCGCCGACATCGACGCCGTCGACGAGCACCTTGCCGGTTGTCGGCTTCTCGAGGCCGTTGACCAGCCGGATCAGCGTCGACTTGCCGGCGCCGGAGCGGCCGATGATACCGGTGATCGAGCCGCGACCAACCGTCAGGCTGACGTCGTTCAGCGCCGTGAAGGCAGCGCTTTGGCCGGAGGCCGCGAAGCGCTTGGAAACGCCGTCGAAGACGACGGCGGCATCCCCGGTCTCAATAGGGGAAGTTGAAACAGTCATTGTCCGGTCGCCTCCGCAGGAGGGATCACAGGGATGTCAGGATACATGATGCTCTCGGATGTTCGAAACTCTCGTCCCTGTCACGTTGCTGGACGGGAGGCGTGTCGGGTCACTCGGACCTGCGACAACGCATTCGGAACGGGGAGCAATTCTCTATCATCGGGCAACCGGTCGGTTCAAGGTCGCGTGCGGCATGGCTGCCATGCCGCCTCGTCTAGGTTGTTATGCCCTTCGCCCCTCCCGTTTCACAGGCACGATTTTTCCTAACGCGGGAGCCCGGCGCAAAAGTCTACTCTTTTTATGTAGAACGATTGCGCCCGCAGTGCGGCGCTGGGAGTCAGGCCGGCTTATGGTTGCCCTTCGGAAACTGCTCCGCGAGCGCCTTGTACCAGTGGCCGCTCTTCTTGATCGTGCGGGCCTGAGTCTCGTAGTCCACGTGGACGATGCCGAAGCGCATGCGATAGCCTTCCGCCCATTCGAAATTGTCCATGAGGCTCCAGGCGAAATAGCCGCGCATCGGATAGCCCTTGGCAATCAGGTCGGCGGTGACCGACAGGTGGTCGGCGATGTAGTCGAGCCGCGGCTGGTCGTCGACGACGCCGTTCTCGACGCCCATATTGTAGCAGGCGCCATTCTCGGTGATGTAGCAATCCGGAAGCGTATAGCGGGCGTTGAGGGTTTCCACCAGCGCCCCGAGCGCCGGCGCATAGACCTCCCAACCGATATCGGTCTTCACCTCGCTCACCGGCTTCGCATTGACCGTTGCCGGATATTCGGCACCGGCGGCCGGATCATGCGAAACGCGCATCGGCGTGTAGTAGTTGAGGCCCCACCAGTCGAGCGGCTGGGCGATCGTCGTCATGTCGCCGTCCTCGATCAGCGGCATGCGGGACCCGAGCGCCGAGAGGAAGCCCTCCGGGTACTCGCCCTTGAAGATCGGCCCGAAGAAGACGCCGTTGTGGAAATCGAAGGCGCGCTCGGCCGCGGCCTTGTCCTCGGCGCTGTCGCTGCCGGGATAGACCGGGTGAGCGTTGATGACGATGCCGACCGGCAGGTCCGGCTTTTCGGAGCGGATCACAGCGACGCCAAGGCCGTGGGCGAGATTGGTGAAATGCAGTGCGGCGAGCGCCGCATCCATATTGCGCTCGCCCGGCGCATGAATGCCGTAGAGATGGCTGAGCCACACCGAGCACCACGGCTCGTTGAAAGTCGCCACCGCATCGAGCCGGTCACCGAGCCGGGCGATCACCGTCTTCGCATAGCGCTGGTAGGCATAGGCGGTCGTCCGCGCCGTCCAGCCGCCGTCGCCCATCAGCGCCAGCGGCAGGTCCCAATGGTAGAGCGTCGCAAAGGCCTTGATGCCGCGGGCCTTCAGGCCATCGACTAGGCGGTCATAGAAGTCGAGCCCCTTTTCGTTGATCGGCCCGGTGCCCTCCGGAATGATGCGCGGCCAGGCGATCGAGAAGCGGTAGGCCTCGACGCTGAGGTTCTTGATGAGATCGAGATCCTGTTCCAGGCGATTGTAATGGTCGCAAGCGACGTCGCCATTGTGGCGCTCGAAGACGCGGCCCGGCATGCTGGAGAAGGCGTCCCAGATGGACGGCTTGCGCCCGTCGGCCTTGCTGGCGCCCTCGATCTGGAAGGAGGCGGTGGCCACGCCGAAGACGAAGTCGCCCGGAAATCGTTCTGCGAGTTTCTTGGCTTCGATCATCGTTGTTGTCCCGTCGTCTGCACAGCGCGTCGGAAGGGGCGCGGCTGCATTCGTTTCCAATGGGAGAGCGGGGCGCGCGAAAAGACAGGCGTCTTCCATGCCGCTCTCGTTCGTGAGCGTGGCCTAAAGCTGCCGCAGCAAATGTCAACCCCGACAAAAAAGGGCGAGGTGCACCCCCGCCCTTTCCTGAACTTGCCGGATGCGGCTCAGACCTTGATCCAGGCGCCGTTGCGCTGCGACGAGCGTACGCAGGCATCGACGAAGACCATGCCCTTCATGCCATCGTCTATCGTCGGATATGTGACAGCCGGATCCACGGTCTCGCCGTTTCGCCTGGCGTAAATGGCGCGGGCGGCCTCCGTGTAGATATTGGCGAAGCCTTCGAGATAGCCTTCCGGGTGGCCCGACGGAATGCGCGAAACCCGAGCCCCTGCCGCCGAGGCGCCGGCTCCGGCGCGCGTCAGCAGCCGCTTCGGCTCGCCGAACGGCGTATGCCAGAGATAGTTCGGGTCCTTCTGCGTCCATTCGAGACCACCCTTGGTGCCGTAGACGCGCACCATCAGGCCGTTCTCGTGGCCGGGCGCCACCTGGCTGCACCACAGCATGCCCTTCGCCCGCGCACCGTCCTTCTCCTTGAAGCGCAGCATCACGTGGGCGTTGTCGTCGAGCTGGCGACCGCCGACGAAACTGTCGAGATCGGCCGACAGTTCGTCGAGTTCGAGACCGGAGACGAAGCAGCCGAGATTATAGGCATGGGTGCCGATATCGCCGGTCGAGCCGCCGGCTCCGGAGCGTGCCGGGTCGGTCCGCCACGCCGCCTGCTTCTGGCCGGACTGCTCGATATTTTCCGTCAGCCAGTCCTGTGGATATTCCATCTGCACCAGCCGGACGGCGCCGATCTCGCCGTTGGCGATCATTTCGCGCGCCTGCCGCACCATCGGGTAACCGGTGTAGTTATGCGTCAGCACGAAGAGCGCGTCGCTGTCCTCCGCCGCCTTCTTCAGCTTCTTCGCGTCGGCAAACGTCGAGGTTAGCGGCTTGTCGCAGATGACGTGGATGCCGCGCTTCAGGAACTCCTTGGCGGCAGCATAGTGCACATGGTTCGGCGTGACGATCGCCACCGCTTCGATGCCGTTCTTGAGCTTCGCCTCTCGGATCGCCATTTCCTTGAAATCCGAGTAGACGCGCGCCGAGTCTAGCCCGAGCTCGCGGCCTGAGGCCTGCGCCTTCTCGGGCGTCGACGACAGAGCGCCGGCCACCAGTTCATAGTGGTCGTCGAGCCGCGCCGCGATCCGGTGCACCGCGCCGATGAAGGCGCCCGAGCCGCCGCCGACCATGCCGAGCCGTATCCGCTTCTGACGAGATTCCGAACTGCTTCCCTCGATTGCCATCGTGCTTTCTCTCCTGAAACTAGCTGTTTGGCGAAATATCCGCCTGTGCCCCTCCCCAACCCCTCCCCACAAGGGCTTGAACTGCCGCCTCCGTTCCATTCCCAACTCGACAGATTCGCAAGCGGAGATGTCGCAGGTGGAGACGGAGGGAGCAGCCCGAAAGCCCTCCCCCTTGTGGGGAGGGGGTGGGGCGGGGTCTTGTTCCTTAAATACCCAACATCCGCCGGTTCGCCGCCTCGTCCGTGCCGCTATCGGCAAAATCGTCGAAGGCCTTTTCGGTGACGCGGATGATATGCGCCTTGACGAAGTCCGCGCCCTCGCGCGCGCCGTCTTCCGGATGCTTCAGCGCGCATTCCCACTCGACCACCGCCCAGCCGGCGAAATCATTCGCGGCCATTTTCGAGAAGACTGCGCCGAAATCGACCTGGCCGTCGCCGAGCGAGCGGAAGCGGCCGGCGCGGTTCACCCAGCCCTGATAGCCGCCATAGACGCCCTGCCGGCCGGTCGGGTTGAACTCCGCATCCTTGACGTGGAACATCCGGATGCGGTCCTTGTAGATGTCGATATTGTCGAGATAGTCGAGGCACTGCAGGACGTAGTGCGACGGATCGTAGAGCATGCAGGCTCGGGCATGGTTGCCGGTTCGCTCCAGGAACATCTCGTAGGTGATGCCGTCGTGCAAATCCTCGCCCGGATGGATCTCGTAGCAGACATCGACGCCGCACTCCTCCGCATGGTCGAGGATCGGCTTCCAGCGACGGGCAAGCTCGTCGAAGGCAGTCTCGACCAGCCCTGCCGGTCGCTGCGGCCAGGGGTAGACGAAGGGCCAGGCGAGGGCGCCGGAGAAGCTCGCCATCGCGTCCAGGCCGAGATTCCTGGAAGCGGTCAGCGCCAGCTTCACCTGTTCGACCGCCCATTGCTGGCGCGCTTTCGGATTGCCGCGCACTTCCGGCACGGCGAAGCCGTCGAAGGCCTCGTCATAGGCAGGATGCACGGCCACCAGCTGGCCCTGCAGATGGGTCGAGAGCTCGGTGATCTCGATGCCGTTGTCGCGCGCCTTGCCGGCGATCTCGTCGCAATAGGCCTTCGATTCAGCCGCCCTCTTCAGGTCGAAGAGCCGACCGTCCCAGCTCGGGACCTGTACGCCCTTGTAGCCGCAATCGGCCGCCCATTTCGTAATTGAATCCCAGGAATTGAAGGGCGCCGCGTCACCGGCGAATTGCGCAAGAAAAAGCCCCGGTCCCTTGATGGTCTTCATGCAAAATTCCTCCCTAGTGGATCGGTTTTCTGAAACACCGGCCTGCCGGTTGAGTGGTATTCAAGCGCTTCGCCCCGCAATTTTCGGGATATCTTATAATACCTGCAACGTTGCAGGAGCGAGAAACTAGCAGATTCTTCGCGAGGGGCAATGGGCTTCTGCCCTGTCGCGAAGAGCTTTTGAATGGCACTCGCGGGCGCCAAAATTCATCCGCGAGTGCAGCGGGTAATCCAATCGCCAGGTCAGACGTAGCGATTGACGACGTTTTCCAGGTACTCCTGCTTGCCGGACTTCGGTTGCGGGTTGAGATCGGCCTTGCGCACCCAGCCCTCGATTTCCTCGAGCGAGAAGCCGCCTTCGAGCATCTTGTTCGCCTCCGGTACCTTCCAGCCGGCATAGCGCTTTTCGAGCGGTGCGGAGAGCGCCTTGTCCTCGATCATCTTCGCCGCCGCCTTGAGACCGCGGGCGCAGCAGTCCATGCCGCCGATATGACCGATCAAGAGGTCTTCCGGATCGATCGACTGGCGGCGCAGCTTCGCGTCGAAATTGGTGCCGCCGGTCTTGAAGCCACCGCCTGCGAGCACATGATAATAGGCGAGCGCCATTTCCGGCACATTGTTGGGGAACTGGTCGGTGTCCCAGCCGGACTGGTAGTCGTTGCGGTTCATGTCGATCGAGCCGAAGATGCCGAGCGCGTTGGCGAGCGCCAGCTCGTGCTCGAAAGAATGGCCGGCCAGGATCGCGTGGCCCTGCTCGATATTGACCTTCACCTCGTTCTCGAGGCCGTACTTTTTCAGGAAGCCGTAAACGGTCGCGACGTCGAAATCGTACTGATGCTTGGTCGGCTCCTGCGGCTTCGGCTCGATCAGGATCGTGCCCTTGAAGCCGATCTTGTGCTTGTATTCGACGACGAGGTTGACGAAGCGGCCGAGCTGGTCGAGCTCGCGCTTCAGGTCGGTGTTGAGCAGCGTCTCATAGCCCTCGCGCCCGCCCCAGAGCACGTAGTTCTCGCCACCGAGCTTCTGCGTCGCGTCGATGCAGGTCTTCACGGTTGCCGCGGCGAAGGCGAAGACGTCCGGATCCGGGTTGGTCGCGGCACCGCCCATATAGCGGCGGTTCGAGAATAGATTCGCCGTCCCCCAGAGCAGCTTGACGCCGGTCTCGGCCTGCTTCCTGGCGAAATGATCGACGATCTCTTCGAGATTGCTGGTGTTTTCAGCGAAGTTCTTGCCCTCCGGGCGCACGTCGGCGTCATGGAAGCAATAGAAGGGCACGCCGAGAAGCTGGAAGAACTCGAAGGCGACGTCGGCCTTCAGCTTCGCCGCCTCCATCGAGTCCTTGAACCAGGGACGTTCGAAGGTCTGCCCGCCGAACGGGTCGCCACCCGGCCAGACGAAGCTGTGCCAATAGGCGACGGCGAAGCGCAGATGGTCTTCCATCCGCTTGCCGAGGACGACCTCGTCGGCATTGTAGTGACGGAAGGCGAGCGGGTTCGTGCTCTCCGGTCCCTCATATTTGATCTTGGCGATATCGCCGAAAAACCCGGTGCTCACGGCTGTCTCCTATCCTGGGCTGTTGCCGACCCGCTTGTGCGGAACGCGGCGATTTCGTGGAAAGTAATCGTTTTCATATCAGGTTCCGATGCGGCCGGCGGTGCCGGCCCGACTGGGCTTGGCTAAATCATCGCTCCCTTGATGGCGGGGTAAAGCCGGCGGTAGCGCTGGTAGGCGTCCTCATAGGCCGCCACCAGCGAAGCGTCCGGCGCAATGGTCTCCGCCGTCGCCGGCGCAGAGCAGGTCGCTACCGGGTCGGCGACGGTGGCGGCGATCAGCCCGAGCCGGGCCGCCCCGAAGGCGGCACCGAAATCACCATCTGCGGGCAGGTCGACCGGCAGGGCGAGCGCGGTTGCGATCGACCTCAGCCAGTAGCGCGACCGCGAGCCGCCGCCGATCGCCGTGACGCGATCAAGCGTCGTACCGGCGGCGCGCAATGCTTCCAGGCTGTCGCGGATCGCGAAGGACACGCCTTCGAGCACCGCCTGGGTCAGCGCGGCGCGGGAGCTCTCGTGGCCAAGGCCGGTAAAGACGCCGCGGATCGCCGCATCATTGTGTGGCGTGCGTTCGCCGGAGAGATAGGGAAGGAACGAAACGGAACCTGGCGCCTTTAGCGTGTCGCCGAGCTCGCCCGTCAGGTCGGCGGCACTTCTTCCTGTAATGCCCGAATGCCAATTCAGCGCATCGGTCGCCGAGAGGATCACGCCCATCTGGTGCCAGGTATTCGGGAGCGCGTGGCAGAAGGCATGAACTGCGCTTTCCGGATTGGGAAGATAGCTGGCATTGGCGGCGAACAGCACGCCGGAGGTGCCGAGCGAGACAAAGGCCTGCCCCTCGCCGACCGCGCCCATGCCGCAGGCGGACGCCGCATTGTCGCCGGCGCCGCCGGCAATGACGATCCCCGGCCCCATGCCCCAGCGAGCGGCAAGTTCCGGCCTGAGCGTGCCCGCGCTGTCCGTGCCCTCGACCAGATCCGGCATCTGCCGTTCCTCGAGATGCGTTGCGGCAAGCAGTCTTTCAGACCACCGGCGCTTGCCCGTGTCGAGCCAGGCGGTGCCAGCGGAATCGGACATTTCCGACATGTGCTCGCCGGTCAGCCACAGGCGGAGATAGTCCTTGGGCAGAAGCACCCAGCGCAGCTTGGCAAAAGTCTCGGGCTCGTTCTCGCGCACCCAGGCGAGCTTCGGCGCGGTAAAGCCCGGAAAGACGATATTGCCGGTCAGCGTCCGGAATTGTGGATCGCCATCGAGCGCGGCTGCCTGGCGGAAGCTGCGCGTATCGTTCCAGAGGATGCAGGGGCGAAGCACCGCATCGTCCTCGCCCAGCAGCGTCGCGCCGTGCATCTGCCCCGAAAGGCCGACGCCGCGGACCGCCGCAAGGGCATGCGGATGCGCCGCCTTCAGCCCGGCGATCGCCTCTTCCGTCGCACGCAGCCAGTCGGCCGGGTCCTGCTCGGACCAGCCGGGATGCGGCCGCGACACCTCGAGCGCAGCCGAGGCGGAGCCGATGATCTGCTGCTCGCCGTCGATCAGCATGGCCTTGACGCCGGACGTGCCGAGATCCAGTCCGAGATACATTCGTGCCTCCTATGCCTGCTCGATCGGCAGGTTGTCCTTCAGGAAAATGTCGATGCGAATGCGTTCCTGGGCCTCGAACACCGGCAGCCCGTCGGCCTTCGCCTTCAGCACCCGGATCGCACTCCTGACCTCGTGGCCCGCATCCTGGTTGAGCAGGACATCGATGGTTCCGGAAAGGAGAGCCGCGCGGCTGTGGGGCGTCAGTTCGTGGGCGATTGCACAGACCGCCTTGGCCCTGCCCGCCTTCTCCAGCGCGGCGACGAGACCGCGATTGCCGGCGCCGAGACTGTAGACTCCGACCAGATCCGGATGGCACCCGATGAGATCGCCGACGAGTTTCTCGACGAGGGCCGCATCGTCCTGCCCCTCGACGACAGGCAATAGCAAACGGGTTTGGAAGCATTGGCGCATCACCGCCTGAAAGCCTTCCAGCCGCTCCCGATGGTCGCGCACGAGCATCGAGCCCGCTACCACCGCAACCGGCCCGGTCCGATCACCCAGGAAGCGGCCCATCAGGTTTCCGGCGGTGCGCCCGGCAGCGATATTGTCGACGCCGGCAAAGTGATCCCGTGTCGATCCCGGCAGGTCCGAGACGAGCGTGACCACGGCAATCCCGTCCTCGCGCAGTTCTCTTACGGACTGCACCACCTCCGGGGCATCGACGGCAACGACGGCGACGCCGGCGGGCCGCTGCCGGCGCGCCTCGGAAAGGGCATCCGCCAGAGCACGCGGGTCGAAAGCGGGAACACAGAGGATCGCGATTTCCGTCCGCTCCGCTGCCAGATGCGCCTTGGCGGCCCTCACCTCGGCCTCGAGCCCGCGCATGAAGGAATTTTCGCCGGCCGGCAGGATGAAAATCAGCGAATAGCTGCGGCCCTTGGCGAGATTGGCCGCGGCAACGTCGCGCACATAACCGAGCGTCGCGATCGCCTGCTCGACCTTGTCGCGCGTGACCGACCGAACGCCCGGACGGTTGTTCAGAACGCGGTCGACGGTCGCCAGGCTGACGCCGGCTTCAGCGGCGATATCGTGAACGGTCGGTCGCATGCGTTCCTCCTCGCGAAAGCCCTTAGAGGAAGTTTTGATGTACGTAAATCAAAAATTTCGAAGGCGCGACAAAGCCTCTGAAAAATGGGCGTCAAGCCTCAGTCGAAACGCCTGCTGAACGCATGCGTGAAAGCGGCGTGACCCGCCTCGCCACTCGCC
Protein-coding sequences here:
- a CDS encoding methionine ABC transporter permease, translating into MSPDLLMLIGKATLDTLRMVAIAGFVGALIGLPIGIFLATSGKGELFPAPNVNRAVGLIVNATRSTPFIILVVAIIPFTRLVTGTSIGTKAAIVPLTVATIPFFARLVEAAIRDVDRGLIEAARAMGATPMQIVFKVLLAEARPALTLALTMTIVSLIGYSAMVGAVGGGGLGDLGIRYGYQRFMPDVMLIVVIVLIVLVQLVQSAGDRLARRFDKRSRKT
- a CDS encoding Gfo/Idh/MocA family protein, with protein sequence MAIEGSSSESRQKRIRLGMVGGGSGAFIGAVHRIAARLDDHYELVAGALSSTPEKAQASGRELGLDSARVYSDFKEMAIREAKLKNGIEAVAIVTPNHVHYAAAKEFLKRGIHVICDKPLTSTFADAKKLKKAAEDSDALFVLTHNYTGYPMVRQAREMIANGEIGAVRLVQMEYPQDWLTENIEQSGQKQAAWRTDPARSGAGGSTGDIGTHAYNLGCFVSGLELDELSADLDSFVGGRQLDDNAHVMLRFKEKDGARAKGMLWCSQVAPGHENGLMVRVYGTKGGLEWTQKDPNYLWHTPFGEPKRLLTRAGAGASAAGARVSRIPSGHPEGYLEGFANIYTEAARAIYARRNGETVDPAVTYPTIDDGMKGMVFVDACVRSSQRNGAWIKV
- a CDS encoding sugar phosphate isomerase/epimerase family protein, whose product is MKTIKGPGLFLAQFAGDAAPFNSWDSITKWAADCGYKGVQVPSWDGRLFDLKRAAESKAYCDEIAGKARDNGIEITELSTHLQGQLVAVHPAYDEAFDGFAVPEVRGNPKARQQWAVEQVKLALTASRNLGLDAMASFSGALAWPFVYPWPQRPAGLVETAFDELARRWKPILDHAEECGVDVCYEIHPGEDLHDGITYEMFLERTGNHARACMLYDPSHYVLQCLDYLDNIDIYKDRIRMFHVKDAEFNPTGRQGVYGGYQGWVNRAGRFRSLGDGQVDFGAVFSKMAANDFAGWAVVEWECALKHPEDGAREGADFVKAHIIRVTEKAFDDFADSGTDEAANRRMLGI
- a CDS encoding methionine ABC transporter ATP-binding protein → MTVSTSPIETGDAAVVFDGVSKRFAASGQSAAFTALNDVSLTVGRGSITGIIGRSGAGKSTLIRLVNGLEKPTTGKVLVDGVDVGALDEASLRDLRRSVGMIFQHFNLLSSRTVFGNVALPLEIAGMDRRAIDERVRPLLDLVGLADKHGRYPAELSGGQKQRIGIARALATEPKLLLSDEATSALDPETTQSILELLKRINAELGLTVLLITHEMEVVKAVTSDLAVIDKGEIVERGHTFDVFTHPKHETTRALLSGLPGSKLPEAVARDIRPAAAAGDRVVVRLTFFGAAAERPLISRLIQSIGAEVNIIAGTIDEIGGKPYGSLVVAYGADPETAGRADRFFAENGLVTEVLGYVA
- the xylB gene encoding xylulokinase, with the translated sequence MYLGLDLGTSGVKAMLIDGEQQIIGSASAALEVSRPHPGWSEQDPADWLRATEEAIAGLKAAHPHALAAVRGVGLSGQMHGATLLGEDDAVLRPCILWNDTRSFRQAAALDGDPQFRTLTGNIVFPGFTAPKLAWVRENEPETFAKLRWVLLPKDYLRLWLTGEHMSEMSDSAGTAWLDTGKRRWSERLLAATHLEERQMPDLVEGTDSAGTLRPELAARWGMGPGIVIAGGAGDNAASACGMGAVGEGQAFVSLGTSGVLFAANASYLPNPESAVHAFCHALPNTWHQMGVILSATDALNWHSGITGRSAADLTGELGDTLKAPGSVSFLPYLSGERTPHNDAAIRGVFTGLGHESSRAALTQAVLEGVSFAIRDSLEALRAAGTTLDRVTAIGGGSRSRYWLRSIATALALPVDLPADGDFGAAFGAARLGLIAATVADPVATCSAPATAETIAPDASLVAAYEDAYQRYRRLYPAIKGAMI
- a CDS encoding MetQ/NlpA family ABC transporter substrate-binding protein; the encoded protein is MKKILLAASLALAFAAGAANAETIKVGVTPGPHAQIMEKVKEVAAGKGLDIEILEFSDYVVPNQALADGELNANSFQHKPYLDNQVADRGYDIVSVAYTVNFPMGVYSKKVNSLEELAEGATVAIPNDPTNGGRALLILADKGLIKLKEGAGLKVGPADVAENPKNFTFAELDAAQLPRSLDDVDAAVINTNYALEAGLDPSKDPIAREGEKAPYVNIIAVNGKDKDAPWVKTLIDAYHNDTVKAFVNETFKGSVIAGW
- a CDS encoding LacI family DNA-binding transcriptional regulator, which encodes MRPTVHDIAAEAGVSLATVDRVLNNRPGVRSVTRDKVEQAIATLGYVRDVAAANLAKGRSYSLIFILPAGENSFMRGLEAEVRAAKAHLAAERTEIAILCVPAFDPRALADALSEARRQRPAGVAVVAVDAPEVVQSVRELREDGIAVVTLVSDLPGSTRDHFAGVDNIAAGRTAGNLMGRFLGDRTGPVAVVAGSMLVRDHRERLEGFQAVMRQCFQTRLLLPVVEGQDDAALVEKLVGDLIGCHPDLVGVYSLGAGNRGLVAALEKAGRAKAVCAIAHELTPHSRAALLSGTIDVLLNQDAGHEVRSAIRVLKAKADGLPVFEAQERIRIDIFLKDNLPIEQA
- the xylA gene encoding xylose isomerase; amino-acid sequence: MSTGFFGDIAKIKYEGPESTNPLAFRHYNADEVVLGKRMEDHLRFAVAYWHSFVWPGGDPFGGQTFERPWFKDSMEAAKLKADVAFEFFQLLGVPFYCFHDADVRPEGKNFAENTSNLEEIVDHFARKQAETGVKLLWGTANLFSNRRYMGGAATNPDPDVFAFAAATVKTCIDATQKLGGENYVLWGGREGYETLLNTDLKRELDQLGRFVNLVVEYKHKIGFKGTILIEPKPQEPTKHQYDFDVATVYGFLKKYGLENEVKVNIEQGHAILAGHSFEHELALANALGIFGSIDMNRNDYQSGWDTDQFPNNVPEMALAYYHVLAGGGFKTGGTNFDAKLRRQSIDPEDLLIGHIGGMDCCARGLKAAAKMIEDKALSAPLEKRYAGWKVPEANKMLEGGFSLEEIEGWVRKADLNPQPKSGKQEYLENVVNRYV
- a CDS encoding GH1 family beta-glucosidase; translation: MIEAKKLAERFPGDFVFGVATASFQIEGASKADGRKPSIWDAFSSMPGRVFERHNGDVACDHYNRLEQDLDLIKNLSVEAYRFSIAWPRIIPEGTGPINEKGLDFYDRLVDGLKARGIKAFATLYHWDLPLALMGDGGWTARTTAYAYQRYAKTVIARLGDRLDAVATFNEPWCSVWLSHLYGIHAPGERNMDAALAALHFTNLAHGLGVAVIRSEKPDLPVGIVINAHPVYPGSDSAEDKAAAERAFDFHNGVFFGPIFKGEYPEGFLSALGSRMPLIEDGDMTTIAQPLDWWGLNYYTPMRVSHDPAAGAEYPATVNAKPVSEVKTDIGWEVYAPALGALVETLNARYTLPDCYITENGACYNMGVENGVVDDQPRLDYIADHLSVTADLIAKGYPMRGYFAWSLMDNFEWAEGYRMRFGIVHVDYETQARTIKKSGHWYKALAEQFPKGNHKPA